The Bemisia tabaci chromosome 5, PGI_BMITA_v3 genome includes a window with the following:
- the LOC109034517 gene encoding RNA-binding protein 28 isoform X1 — protein sequence MSNSDTEDFPRNDVDGDFPRNDSKGGSKTDKTRPEADGGSKQKRSKKKKKFKNKKDKPGSEKKGRLVVRNIPFKTNERELLDLFQQYGLVTEVKLLRKPDGKLVGCGFVNFENAKSAGKAIAHVSGKPFHGRPMIVDWAVPKTVYHNVVDHDFKVGTMKPKNSDVDLPDSAFRPKKSSYDIDNPNRNDPRLFVTNLPFRISEDDLRDYFSQYGPVVDLFIVKQGLKQMGTGFVTFSNKKVAADAMKQLEGKEFQGRPLYFKWAEPKSAARQHSRNEKMKTESIEIKEEVLSDDEPTRSSNKQRKTNSIEADDTLDTSSIKSEAESESEEEDGSEKAPPINGQTIDKEETDSSEDSADNCNDDQSNDDDSDSSDNENDHDQDNTASSLKDKHEKKQKFDEDGPRKSNDISEGLTVFLRNVPFDVSNEELKSFIRSKYGPVYYALVCMDAATEHSRGTAFVKFKNKDSVDAILNAQDDLVLNGELMQASMALSRDEIYSKRTVKSKEGQKNDNRNLYLSKEGLILAGSKAAKDVSLTDMNKRLSIESVRSRLLKKNMLTFVSRTRLVIYNLPPNYTDIQLKKLFQQYSSKKAVITEARVMKDMKKFNQNATFASREFGYVSFTTHEDALEALRNINNNPEIFSKAKRPIVLFSIENKQAIATKEKRLEKSRKNNPLFKNESTKKNKFEKKTKSNSSKNENGESENILPKDNEFQGFQASVGKTVLKSGYKVRKQAQTHAKNVKKVRKLQRQKRQMAQLLENRQMQKGEYNKTRKPKKSQEELEGKDKGDQKFERLVSDHKTADEPVSKKFKKRKIDNETQELPRKKKWYKT from the coding sequence ATGTCTAATTCAGATACTGAGGATTTTCCACGTAATGATGTGGATGGAGATTTCCCCAGGAATGATTCAAAGGGTGGTTCGAAAACAGATAAAACACGTCCTGAAGCAGATGGGGGGTCGAAACAAAAACGGagcaagaagaaaaagaagttcAAAAACAAGAAAGACAAGCCAGGCTCCGAGAAAAAAGGCCGATTGGTTGTGAGGAACATTCCATTCAAGACAAATGAAAGAGAACTGCTCGATCTTTTTCAGCAGTATGGTCTTGTCACTGAGGTGAAGTTGTTGCGTAAACCGGACGGTAAATTAGTGGGCTGTGGCTTCGTCAACTTTGAAAATGCTAAAAGTGCAGGGAAAGCAATTGCCCATGTCAGTGGGAAACCATTTCACGGGAGACCGATGATAGTTGACTGGGCAGTTCCTAAAACAGTCTATCATAATGTTGTTGATCATGATTTTAAAGTTGGAACTATGAAGCCCAAGAATAGTGATGTTGATCTACCAGACAGTGCCTTTCgtcctaaaaaatcttcatacGACATAGATAATCCAAATAGGAATGATCCCCGCCTATTTGTTACCAATCTTCCATTTAGAATTTCTGAAGATGATTTACGGGATTACTTTAGTCAGTACGGTCCAGTTGTAGATCTATTTATTGTCAAACAAGGACTTAAACAAATGGGCACTGGtttcgttacattttcaaataagAAAGTTGCAGCAGATGCTATGAAGCAATTAGAAGGAAAAGAATTTCAAGGTCGTCCTCTGTATTTCAAGTGGGCAGAGCCCAAGAGTGCGGCACGTCAACATTCtagaaatgagaaaatgaaaacgGAATCCATAGAAATCAAGGAAGAAGTACTTTCGGATGATGAACCTACCAGGTCAtcaaataaacaaagaaaaacaaactcTATTGAAGCAGATGACACGCTTGATACCTCCTCCATAAAATCTGAGGCAGAGAGTGAAAGTGAAGAAGAAGATGGCTCTGAAAAAGCCCCTCCTATTAATGGGCAGACAATCGACAAAGAAGAAACTGACAGCTCAGAAGATAGTGCCGACAATTGTAATGATGACCAAAGCAATGATGATGATAGTGATAGTAGTGACAATGAAAATGATCATGATCAGGATAACACAGCTTCTTCCCTCAAGGACAAACAtgagaaaaaacagaaatttgaTGAAGATGGGCCAAGGAAGAGTAATGACATCTCTGAAGGACTAACAGTATTTTTGCGGAATGTTCCTTTTGATGTCAGTAACGAGGAGCTCAAAAGCTTCATCAGGAGCAAGTATGGTCCAGTGTATTATGCCCTTGTTTGCATGGACGCAGCAACTGAGCATTCACGTGGGACAGCATTTGTTAAGTTCAAAAACAAGGATAGTGTTGATGCAATTTTGAATGCACAAGATGACCTAGTCCTCAATGGTGAACTCATGCAAGCTTCAATGGCTTTGAGTCGAGATGAAATTTACTCAAAGCGAACTGTCAAGAGCAAGGAAGGTCAGAAGAATGACAATAGGAATTTATATCTGTCCAAGGAGGGTTTGATTCTTGCAGGAAGCAAAGCAGCAAAAGATGTTTCTCTCACTGACATGAACAAGAGACTGAGTATTGAGAGTGTCAGATCTCGGTTACTAAAAAAGAATATGTTGACATTTGTCTCCCGAACAAGACTGGTTATCTATAATTTACCTCCAAATTACACTGATATCCAACTGAAAAAGCTCTTCCAACAATATTCTTCTAAAAAGGCCGTCATTACTGAGGCCAGAGTAATGAAAGACATGAAGAAGTTCAACCAAAACGCCACTTTTGCTTCAAGAGAGTTCGGATATGTCAGTTTTACAACCCATGAAGACGCCCTTGAAGCTCTAAGAAATATCAATAATAATCCTGAGATTTTCTCCAAAGCTAAGAGGCCTATTGTTCTATTTTCTATTGAGAACAAACAAGCCATAGCTACGAAGGAAAAACGTCTGGAGAAAAGCCGAAAAAATAATCCATTGTTTAAAAATGAGtctacgaaaaaaaataaatttgaaaagaaaaccaagtctaactcgtcaaaaaatgaaaatggtgaatcagaaaatattttaccgaaagaCAACGAATTTCAAGGGTTCCAGGCCTCTGTTGGTAAAACAGTCCTAAAGAGTGGATATAAAGTCCGAAAACAAGCTCAAACTCATGCAAAAAATGTGAAGAAAGTCAGAAAGCTTCAGAGACAGAAGAGACAAATGGCGCAACTTCTTGAAAATCGTCAAATGCAGAAAGGAGAGTAcaataaaacaagaaaaccGAAAAAGTCTCAAGAGGAACTTGAGGGTAAAGATAAAGGTGACCAGAAGTTCGAGAGGTTAGTCTCCGATCACAAAACAGCAGATGAACCCGtgtctaaaaaattcaaaaaaaggaaaattgacaaCGAAACACAGGAGTTGCcaaggaagaaaaaatggtATAAAACATAG